One genomic segment of Heptranchias perlo isolate sHepPer1 chromosome 3, sHepPer1.hap1, whole genome shotgun sequence includes these proteins:
- the uqcrb gene encoding cytochrome b-c1 complex subunit 7 isoform X1 has translation MAARAPVNTTSRLLQSLQKWYYNAAGFNKFGLMRDDTLYENDDVKEAVRRLPENLYNERIFRMKRALDLSLKHQILPKDLWTKYEEDVYYLEPYLKEVISERKEKEEWNKK, from the exons ATGGCGGCGCGAGCTCCAG TCAATACAACAAGCCGTTTGCTTCAGAGCTTACAAAAATGGTACTATAATGCTGCAGGTTTCAACAAATTTG GACTCATGCGGGATGACACACTGTATGAGAATGATGATGTGAAGGAGGCTGTGAGAAGGTTGCCTGAGAACCTTTACAATGAGAGAATTTTCCGCATGAAACGAGCTTTAGATTTGAGCCTGAAGCATCAAATCCTTCCAAAAGATTTGTGGACAAAATATGAGGAG GATGTATATTACCTAGAACCCTACCTTAAAGAAGTTATTAgtgaaagaaaggagaaagaagaaTGGAATAAGAAGTGA
- the uqcrb gene encoding cytochrome b-c1 complex subunit 7 isoform X2: protein MRDDTLYENDDVKEAVRRLPENLYNERIFRMKRALDLSLKHQILPKDLWTKYEEDVYYLEPYLKEVISERKEKEEWNKK, encoded by the exons ATGCGGGATGACACACTGTATGAGAATGATGATGTGAAGGAGGCTGTGAGAAGGTTGCCTGAGAACCTTTACAATGAGAGAATTTTCCGCATGAAACGAGCTTTAGATTTGAGCCTGAAGCATCAAATCCTTCCAAAAGATTTGTGGACAAAATATGAGGAG GATGTATATTACCTAGAACCCTACCTTAAAGAAGTTATTAgtgaaagaaaggagaaagaagaaTGGAATAAGAAGTGA